The window CTTGCGTGGGTCGATGACGATCAGCTTGGCACCCCGTGCTCTCGCCAGGCTGATTCGCACCGCCGCGGCGGGTTCCGAAGCCTCGGGGTTGTTGCCCCAGAGGAGCATGCACTGAGCGTGATCGTAGTCCGGGGAAGGGGTCGGCACCCCGTAGGTATGTTTCGCGCCCCAGAACCGATTCCAGGTGCAGATATGGGTGGTGGTCATAACATTGGGGCTGCCGAAGGCATTGGCGACGGTGAACCCAACCATCGATTTCCCCGATCGCGCTTCCTGCCGGGGTCGCACGTGAGAAAATCACTGCTTCGGGCCCGTACTGGGCTTTGATGTCCAAGAGGCGGGAGGCCGCCAGGGCCAGCGCCTCATCCCAACCCGGGATCCGCGTTCACCTTCTTCAAGATGCCGTCCTCGACGGCTGCCACGACACCGCATCGGGACACACACATGGCGCAGTAGGTGTGGACCTCCTGGACGATCACAATAAGACCCCCAATTAATCCCGGCCTGGTGTCAGCAACAAGATGGCATTCGCACCGTTTCGCGACCGTTTGCTGGGCGTTGGAATCGTCCACTTAATAGCGCTCCGGAACGCGCAGCGGCCCGAGTTCGACGGCTGCGCGCATCGTCGCGGCGTCACTTGGCGGGACGTACTCCGTCCACCATGTCGCCCCGAAGTGCGCCACCGTCTGAATGTGCGCCCGCTCCGCGTCCCAGTCGGGCCGCCGGCGCCTCCCGCCGACGGAAATCTCGAAGGGGCGGGATCGCGGAAACGCGCCGGCGGCGGCGCGAATGGCGCTCACGTCCTCCGCGCGCAGATCCTCCCATGGCTCGCCGGGGCCGGTCTTGTAGGGGCAACATCCGTCCCAGCGCAGCATCCGCTTGGCCGGACCACGGCGCGGCCATTGCCCGCCGATCCAGATCGGAATGCGCGGCTGCTGCAGCGGCCGAGGGATGAGCGTCGCGTCCCGCACGTGAAAGTAGCGGCCGGTGTAGGTGAACGCTTCGCCGCTCCAGGCTCCCGCCAGCACCTCGAGTGCTTCATCGAGCATCTGGGCGCGTCGCCGCGCGCTTGTCTCCTCCCCAAACCGTTCGAACGTGGGATCGGCGGGATCGCCCGCGCCAGCGCCGAGGATCAGCCGGCCGCCGGAGAGGTGGTCGAGCGTCACCGCCTCCCGGGCGACCTTCCAGGGCCGGCGCCGCGCGAGCGGAGTGACCATCGTCCCGAGCCGGATCTGTCGGGTGCGCCCGGCCATGGCCGCGAGCAGCACCCATGGATCGTAGGCCGGCGTCTGCCACTGGCCCTGATAGACGATGTAGTCTTCGACGAACACTCCGTCCCATCCGGAGGCTTCGGCGGCCGTGGCCAGGTCGGCCAGGGTCGAGAGGTCGGGACCACCGTTCGGCAGCGCGACACCGTATCGCACGCTCGCTCGTCACCTCCGTCGTGCCATGTCCGATTCGCCGTGCTCCGCCGAGATATCTGCGTCCAGCCCGCGCGCGCCTCCCGCGGCTCCGGCCGCCGGTGGCGTGTCCGCTTGACAGCGTCGGCCCTCCGGCGGTAGTATCGAAATGCAATATCGAATATCGATATAAGCGAGGCGACCCTGCTATGGCCACCGTGAACGTCCGCTACATGGTGCACGATGTGAACGCGTCGGTCGCGTTCTACACGAA is drawn from bacterium and contains these coding sequences:
- a CDS encoding molybdopterin-dependent oxidoreductase, coding for MVGFTVANAFGSPNVMTTTHICTWNRFWGAKHTYGVPTPSPDYDHAQCMLLWGNNPEASEPAAAVRISLARARGAKLIVIDPRKHTLAQKADLWLRVRPGTDGVLAMGI
- a CDS encoding LLM class flavin-dependent oxidoreductase, which produces MRYGVALPNGGPDLSTLADLATAAEASGWDGVFVEDYIVYQGQWQTPAYDPWVLLAAMAGRTRQIRLGTMVTPLARRRPWKVAREAVTLDHLSGGRLILGAGAGDPADPTFERFGEETSARRRAQMLDEALEVLAGAWSGEAFTYTGRYFHVRDATLIPRPLQQPRIPIWIGGQWPRRGPAKRMLRWDGCCPYKTGPGEPWEDLRAEDVSAIRAAAGAFPRSRPFEISVGGRRRRPDWDAERAHIQTVAHFGATWWTEYVPPSDAATMRAAVELGPLRVPERY